The Thermomonospora amylolytica sequence GCGGTGGCCACCCCGATGAAGGCCGCCGGGTACGGCCGGATCGTCAACATGGCCTCCGCCCTCGGCCTGGTCGGCGCGCCCGACCGGTCTGCGTACGCGGCGGCCAAGGGCGCGGTCGTGCAGATCACCAAGGCCCTGGCGGTGGAGTGGGCGGGCACCGGGATCTGCGTCAACGCGCTGGCGCCCGGCGCGTTCGAGACCCGGATGAACGCCGCGGTCGCCCATGACCCGCAGGCCCGCCTCGGCTCCCCGATGGGCCGCTGGGGGCGGCCGGAGGAGGTGCAGGCGGCGGCGCTGTTCCTGGCGTCCCCGGCGGCCAGCTACACCACCGGCGCGATCCTGAGCGTCGACGGCGGCGCCACGGCCCGCTAGGAGGGTGCACGGATGCGAGTTCTGGTGACCGGCGCGCGCGGAAAGGTCGGCCGGTCGACGGTCGGGGCGTTACTGGCGGCGGGGCACGAGGTGGTGGGCACCGACCTCGGCGTTCCCCGCTACGAGCTGCCGGACGAGGACGGCGCCGCCTACGTGCAGGCCGACCTGCGCGACCCCGGGGACGTGTACGCCGTCGTCCGCGGCTGCCAGGCGATCGTGCACTGCGCCGCCATCCCCACCCATGCCCGCAACACCCCGCACCACGTGTTCGCCAACAACCTGCTGAGCACGTACCACCTCGCCGAGGCGGCCGAGGCGCTGGGGGTGCGGCGGATCGTCAACCTG is a genomic window containing:
- a CDS encoding SDR family NAD(P)-dependent oxidoreductase, whose protein sequence is MTVLSGQVALVIGGTHGLGRAIAGALAGAGAATVVVGRDADECAAAAKELAAEHDVPAAGLRGDVTDEGDVDAVVAGTLHRFGRIDVLVNSAGTNVRGPIEEVTRAGFEHSMAVNATGTWLACRAVATPMKAAGYGRIVNMASALGLVGAPDRSAYAAAKGAVVQITKALAVEWAGTGICVNALAPGAFETRMNAAVAHDPQARLGSPMGRWGRPEEVQAAALFLASPAASYTTGAILSVDGGATAR